A section of the Chryseobacterium scophthalmum genome encodes:
- a CDS encoding S46 family peptidase — translation MKRIFLLFTFLLGFAQMRADEGMWLLMLIKRLNGVDMQKEGLRLTPEEIYSVNNSSLKDAIVSFGGFCTGEIVSDKGLIFTNHHCGFGAIAAASTPEKDYLKNGFWAMNQKDEFNSKDLYVRFLVRMDDATQRINSKLNDNMSGAERKAIIDAETKAIQTENSENGKYTVVVRDFFNGNEFYYFVYQDYKDIRLVGAPPSALGKFGGDTDNWEWPRHTADFAVFRVYADAAGNPSEFKPTNVPLKPKHYLPVSLKGVKPGDFSMILGYPGRTNRYLTSYGIDQMVNKDYPAWVESSRLAMDVMKKYMDKDKTTQLAYASQYASVANYWKNRQGTIDAVKKNGTIADKEAAEKIYRDWAEQPNNEIYDGVLENIKGYYKQVSDRNVERNYASILTRNTKYISLSYQLGSLLDSYALQDMKGRLAMKPKVEEAIKNAYESINTDLESEMITSMVKLYQSKVNPDVASKTIMELDANNLSKLAASSIFANKTSATNFMMNPDRLKLDADPLSKIAKGIMADQKYSAERFVKVDDGFAKNNRLFLGGLMKAMPEKKFYPDANSTMRLTYGSVDTLPMRDDRNYFGITENYYTDMNGLVGKYKAGDEEFDLPQRVIALHNMKDYGQYADKAGYMPVNFLSTNDITGGNSGSPVIDADGNLIGIAFDGNSEALSGDIVFENEWQKTINVDIRFVLWTIDKYAGARRLVDELKLVRDENTPADTGKSKLKTIAPAKKKK, via the coding sequence ATGAAAAGAATATTTTTACTATTCACTTTCTTATTAGGCTTTGCTCAAATGAGGGCAGACGAAGGAATGTGGCTATTGATGCTCATCAAACGACTTAATGGAGTAGACATGCAAAAAGAGGGTCTTCGTTTGACTCCGGAAGAGATTTATTCTGTAAACAATTCTAGCTTAAAAGATGCTATTGTAAGCTTTGGCGGTTTTTGTACAGGAGAAATTGTATCAGACAAAGGTTTGATTTTTACCAATCACCACTGTGGATTTGGCGCTATTGCAGCAGCTTCAACTCCTGAAAAAGATTACCTGAAAAATGGTTTCTGGGCAATGAATCAGAAAGACGAGTTCAACTCCAAAGATCTTTATGTAAGATTTTTGGTAAGAATGGATGATGCTACTCAGAGAATCAATTCTAAACTAAATGACAATATGTCTGGAGCTGAAAGAAAAGCTATCATTGACGCTGAGACAAAAGCAATCCAAACAGAAAACTCTGAAAACGGAAAATATACTGTTGTAGTGAGAGATTTCTTCAACGGAAATGAATTTTATTATTTCGTTTATCAAGATTATAAAGATATCAGATTAGTAGGTGCACCCCCTTCAGCTTTAGGTAAATTCGGAGGTGACACAGATAACTGGGAATGGCCAAGACACACTGCTGATTTCGCAGTTTTCAGAGTGTATGCTGATGCTGCAGGAAATCCTTCAGAATTTAAGCCTACCAACGTTCCTTTAAAGCCTAAACATTATTTACCGGTTTCTCTTAAAGGAGTAAAACCAGGTGATTTCTCAATGATTTTAGGATATCCAGGAAGAACAAACCGTTACCTTACTTCTTACGGTATCGATCAGATGGTTAACAAAGATTATCCGGCTTGGGTAGAATCTTCAAGACTTGCAATGGATGTGATGAAGAAGTATATGGATAAAGACAAAACTACTCAGCTTGCTTACGCTTCACAATATGCTTCTGTTGCTAACTACTGGAAAAACAGACAAGGAACAATTGATGCTGTAAAAAAGAACGGAACAATTGCTGATAAAGAAGCTGCAGAAAAAATCTACAGAGACTGGGCAGAGCAACCTAATAACGAAATTTACGATGGTGTTTTAGAAAACATCAAAGGATACTACAAACAAGTATCTGATAGAAATGTTGAAAGAAACTACGCTTCTATCCTTACAAGAAATACAAAATACATCAGCCTTTCTTACCAATTAGGTAGTCTTTTAGACTCTTATGCTTTGCAAGATATGAAAGGAAGATTGGCAATGAAACCAAAAGTAGAAGAAGCTATTAAAAACGCTTACGAAAGCATCAATACTGATCTAGAATCAGAAATGATCACTTCTATGGTTAAACTTTACCAAAGCAAAGTAAACCCTGATGTTGCTTCTAAAACAATTATGGAATTAGACGCTAACAACCTTTCTAAACTTGCGGCTTCATCAATTTTTGCCAACAAAACTTCGGCTACAAACTTCATGATGAATCCAGACCGTTTGAAATTGGATGCAGATCCGCTTTCAAAAATCGCAAAAGGAATTATGGCTGATCAGAAATATTCTGCAGAAAGATTTGTAAAAGTTGACGATGGTTTTGCTAAAAACAACCGTCTTTTCTTAGGAGGTTTAATGAAAGCAATGCCTGAGAAAAAATTCTATCCGGATGCAAACTCTACCATGAGATTAACTTACGGATCTGTTGATACATTGCCAATGAGAGACGACAGAAACTACTTTGGTATTACCGAAAACTATTACACAGATATGAATGGTTTGGTAGGAAAATACAAAGCTGGCGACGAAGAATTTGACCTTCCACAAAGAGTAATTGCTCTTCACAACATGAAAGATTACGGTCAGTATGCAGATAAAGCAGGTTATATGCCTGTAAACTTCCTTTCTACCAATGATATTACAGGAGGTAACTCTGGTTCTCCGGTAATTGATGCAGACGGAAACCTTATCGGTATTGCATTCGACGGTAACAGTGAAGCATTGAGCGGAGATATCGTATTTGAGAACGAATGGCAAAAAACAATCAACGTAGACATCCGTTTTGTTCTTTGGACAATTGACAAATACGCAGGTGCAAGAAGATTAGTAGACGAACTAAAATTAGTTAGAGACGAAAATACTCCAGCTGATACAGGAAAATCTAAACTAAAAACTATTGCTCCGGCAAAAAAGAAAAAATAA
- a CDS encoding YifB family Mg chelatase-like AAA ATPase, which translates to MLIKIYGSSIFGVSAQTITIEVNVDTGGVGYHLVGLPDNAIKESSYRISAALKNCGYKIPGKKVTINMAPADLRKEGAAYDLSIAIGILIASDQILGENVQDYIIMGELSLDGGLQPIKGVLPIAIQAREEGFKGIILPKQNTREAAIVNNLDVYGVENIKEVIDFFNEGKPLEKVVLDTRKEFQDKINNFPFDFSEVKGQETAKRAMEVAAAGGHNIILIGPPGSGKTMLAKRVPSILPPLTLKEALETTKIHSVAGKMGTETSLMTVRPFRSPHHTISDVALVGGGSYPQPGEISLAHNGVLFLDEMPEFKRTVLEVMRQPLEDREVTISRARFTVNYPSSFMLVASMNPSPSGYFPDDPQNTSSVLEMQRYMNKLSGPLLDRIDIHVEVQKVEFEQLAEKRKGEKSEDIRKRVLVAREIQNERYKDLPISYNAQIGSKELEQFCELDDASFDLIKMAMEKLNLSARAYDRILKVARTIADLEESENIVSHHISEAIQYRSLDREFWNV; encoded by the coding sequence ATGCTGATTAAAATATATGGAAGTTCCATTTTCGGCGTATCTGCACAAACTATAACCATTGAAGTCAACGTTGATACAGGAGGAGTAGGTTATCATTTGGTAGGTCTTCCCGATAATGCGATTAAAGAAAGTAGCTACAGAATTTCTGCTGCACTAAAAAATTGTGGTTATAAAATTCCCGGTAAAAAAGTTACAATCAATATGGCGCCCGCAGATTTGCGGAAAGAAGGTGCTGCGTACGATTTGAGTATCGCTATCGGAATTCTGATTGCATCTGACCAGATTCTTGGTGAGAATGTACAAGATTATATCATTATGGGCGAGCTTTCACTTGATGGAGGTTTGCAACCGATAAAAGGAGTACTTCCAATTGCGATTCAGGCTCGTGAAGAAGGGTTTAAAGGAATTATTTTACCAAAACAAAATACCAGAGAAGCAGCCATTGTCAATAATCTTGATGTATATGGCGTAGAAAATATCAAAGAAGTCATCGATTTTTTTAATGAAGGAAAACCTCTTGAGAAAGTGGTTTTAGATACAAGAAAAGAGTTTCAGGATAAGATCAATAATTTTCCTTTTGATTTTTCTGAAGTGAAAGGTCAGGAAACTGCTAAAAGAGCAATGGAAGTTGCAGCAGCAGGAGGACATAATATTATCCTTATCGGCCCACCCGGAAGCGGAAAAACAATGTTGGCAAAAAGAGTTCCTAGTATTTTGCCACCATTGACTTTAAAGGAGGCTTTAGAAACAACCAAAATACACTCTGTGGCCGGAAAAATGGGAACAGAAACCTCTTTAATGACCGTTCGCCCGTTTCGTTCACCTCATCACACGATTTCAGACGTTGCACTCGTTGGTGGCGGAAGTTATCCGCAACCGGGAGAAATTTCTTTGGCTCATAATGGCGTTTTATTTTTAGACGAAATGCCGGAATTTAAAAGAACGGTTTTAGAAGTAATGCGACAACCATTAGAAGATCGGGAGGTCACAATTTCCAGAGCAAGATTTACGGTAAATTATCCTTCAAGTTTTATGTTGGTGGCTTCGATGAATCCTAGTCCGAGTGGATATTTCCCTGATGATCCTCAAAATACTTCTTCTGTTTTAGAAATGCAGCGGTATATGAATAAACTTTCGGGACCACTTTTAGACAGAATTGATATTCATGTTGAGGTACAAAAAGTTGAATTTGAACAATTGGCAGAAAAAAGAAAAGGTGAAAAAAGTGAAGACATCAGGAAAAGGGTTTTAGTTGCTCGTGAAATACAAAATGAAAGGTATAAAGATTTGCCAATCAGCTATAACGCTCAAATTGGTTCAAAAGAATTAGAACAGTTTTGTGAGTTAGATGACGCATCTTTTGATCTTATTAAAATGGCAATGGAAAAACTAAACCTTTCAGCAAGAGCCTATGACAGAATTCTGAAAGTTGCCAGAACAATTGCTGATTTGGAAGAGTCTGAAAATATCGTATCTCATCATATTTCAGAAGCAATACAATACAGGAGTCTCGATCGGGAGTTTTGGAATGTATGA
- a CDS encoding META domain-containing protein, whose product MKNILSFLFAFFILNLVVNCSAVKSNNQHYQREWMMVSFDGFTKEQLVKNKAEINLTEPVKDGKIRGTAMMGCNRMFFTLEFKSKSKVRISGLGSTLMACQDMEIEDKFKKVFEKMTRYEIDGHFLTLYDDKGAQMKFVAADWD is encoded by the coding sequence ATGAAAAACATTTTATCATTTCTTTTTGCCTTTTTTATTCTAAATTTAGTTGTAAACTGTTCTGCTGTAAAGTCGAATAATCAGCACTACCAAAGAGAATGGATGATGGTTTCGTTTGATGGTTTCACTAAAGAACAGCTTGTGAAAAATAAAGCAGAAATCAACCTTACCGAACCCGTCAAAGATGGAAAAATAAGAGGAACTGCCATGATGGGTTGCAACAGAATGTTTTTTACCTTAGAATTTAAATCTAAAAGCAAAGTGAGAATTTCAGGATTGGGAAGTACATTGATGGCTTGTCAGGATATGGAAATCGAAGATAAGTTTAAAAAAGTTTTTGAAAAAATGACCCGATATGAAATTGATGGTCATTTTCTTACCCTTTATGATGATAAAGGCGCTCAGATGAAATTTGTTGCAGCAGACTGGGATTAA
- a CDS encoding spondin domain-containing protein, with protein MKKNFLKLATLSLGLITIFGLSSCDDDDMMMESSMEKTITFENIVAPKDFVESGSFQGTNTPVIMPGESVSVKFSAGKAQSLMFATMYGASKDWFFASKQPGIKLFDANGNAITGDVSSEVLLWDNGTKDNTTGTAQSNPIAQVPGVTASQLVKLNLSYDIMKSEFTLMITNTSGGTANATPLSPGVWAVSNYNGSQLLNSAPFFTPNAVSNPEITDIAQMGDITKMVMKLNANTGIMTGLSPALVVVYSGNQNPIYQLGQLDSNNGLKEISQFGDFMKLQNTLKVLPNVKGVYIAGNAPVAPGSKVMTNFSYTSGDKIAYVTMFGFSNDWFYANEQSIDANTKGDLTSKTALFDSGTGVNQYPGAGNRQALFGGTPQAESIIISRVGTQYPVPTVQNVLKVTVN; from the coding sequence ATGAAAAAGAACTTTTTAAAACTAGCAACACTTAGTCTTGGGCTTATTACAATTTTCGGACTTTCATCTTGTGATGATGACGATATGATGATGGAAAGCTCTATGGAAAAAACAATTACGTTTGAAAATATTGTCGCTCCAAAGGATTTTGTAGAAAGTGGCAGCTTTCAGGGAACCAATACTCCTGTTATTATGCCCGGAGAATCTGTCTCCGTTAAATTCAGTGCAGGAAAAGCACAGTCTTTGATGTTTGCGACCATGTATGGCGCTTCCAAAGATTGGTTCTTTGCTTCGAAGCAACCGGGAATAAAATTATTTGATGCTAACGGAAATGCCATTACAGGTGATGTTTCTTCAGAAGTTTTATTGTGGGACAACGGAACAAAAGACAATACAACAGGAACAGCTCAGAGCAATCCTATCGCTCAGGTTCCAGGTGTGACTGCCTCTCAATTGGTCAAGCTAAATCTTAGTTATGACATTATGAAATCTGAATTTACTTTAATGATAACAAATACTTCTGGAGGAACAGCTAATGCGACACCTTTATCTCCGGGAGTTTGGGCAGTTTCAAACTACAATGGTTCGCAATTGCTTAATTCGGCTCCGTTTTTCACTCCCAATGCAGTATCAAATCCTGAAATTACAGATATAGCGCAAATGGGAGATATCACTAAAATGGTGATGAAACTTAATGCAAATACTGGAATAATGACGGGTCTTTCTCCAGCTTTGGTCGTGGTTTATAGCGGTAATCAAAATCCTATTTATCAATTAGGACAATTAGATTCTAATAATGGATTAAAAGAAATTTCTCAGTTTGGAGATTTCATGAAGCTTCAAAATACTTTAAAAGTTTTACCCAATGTAAAAGGAGTTTATATTGCGGGAAATGCTCCTGTAGCACCGGGAAGCAAAGTGATGACTAATTTCTCATATACATCAGGTGATAAAATAGCCTATGTAACGATGTTTGGTTTTTCTAATGACTGGTTTTATGCCAATGAACAAAGTATTGATGCAAATACCAAGGGAGATTTAACTTCAAAAACAGCTTTGTTTGATTCGGGAACCGGTGTTAATCAATATCCGGGAGCGGGAAATCGTCAGGCTTTATTTGGTGGAACTCCACAAGCAGAAAGTATTATTATTTCTAGAGTCGGAACTCAATATCCTGTACCTACAGTACAAAATGTCTTAAAAGTGACTGTAAACTAA
- a CDS encoding PKD domain-containing protein — MKKFSLFFLLFCAILVSAQSPLSKFSAAVSGANSVTFTNESTGSPTSFTWEFTGGTPSSSTSPNPGVTYTTAGIYTAKLTVNNASGSSVSTRTIQVSAANVVDLCTGRNDDGTIMAEIGASDSDWKYKDPNGVTGTPVTRHSNSIGWSSASTGGITGITRWITGNNAIIGDHYYESKEFEIPNGVTTAVLNLRSLSFVRNWTYLVKKNSDGSETESLVTTTTWMSDGAKGWLNSRSPELISYPLSPGKYYVKVKVYTNNTGQRQATDVNANVNFGLGFTFSPIAEFSATPTSTNVGSNVQFSNLSQGSPTSVSWNFEDGTNVLTSTQNNPTVAFSTVGNHYAELSANYGSGLLSSLKINNYIQTVQAQTPIVSSTQPSCSVSTGSITVTSPATGVTYSFDNGVSFQASNTLSGLAAGTYVVKVKNQAGSISDAVSVVINPALSVPQDPVLNITQPACGTGTGSITVTSPSTDVQYSFDGGITYQTSNVKAGIAPGTYTIVVKNSSGCTSTATATIAQPDCRDWTKAPNSYIYTGKDANNNEVDGIYIPVKKAYAMWNDQNGLVNDPSALVGAQTAEVYWEDVAGLIRSANYILPIEIPTGGSAQDAKIKVQIDKAKGKGNAVVALKVNNKIIWSWHVWVTDDPTGGVNYGHVNNDGQLASYVENGITKKFTPKWMDRNLGATNKNFIGYDWNKSGGLMYQWGRKDPFPAFENKDGSMYEVSGTAGVKKHLYDYTGDGAVNNIASVQRQYPDINSNIKYAVNNPLNLIFINTVSGDAWFAQNIGVDNATRKKADLWGDNSELAYNTGGAINTYKPKTSYDPCPNNWRVPSYINNAFSLSVQNAFSPWGRNQGNPSGDKATYSNIKPTQQNDALVGIKIYANLGIDFTNTTILGVRNRNMGVYPGNGKYVVGSTGDFYHQDPHEIIVQSATVASISINSNGEEVNNPYSYYFNAYGDAGQFSSQPDTAQYPNMFGKYYAFTYESGALSGAAACRCIEDKYTVNYNFPTEYLTSNSILNFTDGITEPNSYAVTKAATEQEIHIPIAKAFSVYNQYLSDHGMLNFSNLKVNVYWADNKSLISNVKVINIPTNISNIKDGYISVKIAGNQIGNALISLHSDNISNPAYWSWHVWVNNSDINEVVYQTEDVLLPTTSNYVNFTNSGAQPMKSTFMDRNLGATDAFPNVVNPEAVTEAELVMINNSAGMQYQWGRKDPIPSFIKTGLNTAGGLTKTGDYSIWTSSGPDANGNIYASSFTELNGNNYVNNYTKRRGVDYGTVGTSKKEKIQNNLKYSVENPLAFMMPNEKYTNKSSFNAAYGQDWLFSTPNQMMERWGHATVKSPFDPCPGGWRVPDISFTVPDNEPGDINHTNDNKGSSPWYNGFFKPNASVDKFKIHTLGIVQDVGFEIKNPSDIYNGGVSYYLGSIVKNSNLVYGYQFNGSSNSGNTNTQYKIGNYPATGFRGFSNGNALSSSMNLGLSGVWTGALKSANSYGTAYNLAFETINASLSRLIAMNEFYTNHPMNAMNVRCVKEEPRFGQMLGTASNMGRIATNTSEEKDISNNTFNEQKDDIEIYPNPVKNLLYVKSTTPMMYEIYDTGGRMISKGQILNGRIDCSTLIKGLYVLKLNGAKGTITKKIVKE; from the coding sequence ATGAAAAAATTTAGTTTATTTTTTCTGCTGTTTTGTGCAATTCTCGTCAGTGCACAAAGCCCGTTATCGAAATTCTCGGCTGCCGTTTCTGGAGCAAATTCGGTAACATTTACCAATGAGAGTACGGGAAGTCCGACTTCTTTTACTTGGGAATTTACTGGAGGAACACCTTCCAGCTCTACCAGTCCGAATCCTGGCGTGACATATACTACGGCAGGGATTTATACTGCAAAATTAACGGTTAATAATGCTTCCGGAAGTTCTGTTTCTACCAGAACTATTCAGGTTTCTGCAGCAAATGTAGTAGATCTTTGTACAGGAAGAAATGATGATGGTACTATTATGGCGGAGATTGGTGCTTCGGATAGCGATTGGAAGTACAAAGATCCTAATGGAGTAACGGGTACGCCGGTCACACGTCATTCTAATTCGATAGGTTGGTCTTCTGCTTCAACAGGAGGGATTACAGGAATTACAAGATGGATTACCGGAAACAATGCAATTATCGGAGACCATTATTATGAAAGTAAAGAATTTGAAATTCCAAACGGTGTAACAACGGCTGTTTTAAATCTTAGATCTTTATCTTTTGTCCGCAACTGGACATATTTAGTTAAAAAAAACTCTGATGGAAGTGAAACTGAATCTTTGGTGACTACTACAACCTGGATGAGTGACGGAGCTAAAGGATGGTTGAATAGCAGAAGTCCTGAATTGATAAGCTATCCTTTGTCACCAGGTAAATACTATGTAAAGGTAAAAGTATATACAAATAATACAGGACAAAGACAGGCAACAGATGTGAACGCAAATGTAAATTTTGGTTTAGGATTTACGTTTTCACCGATTGCAGAGTTTTCTGCAACACCAACTTCGACAAATGTAGGTAGCAATGTTCAGTTTAGTAATTTGTCACAAGGTAGCCCGACATCAGTTTCTTGGAACTTTGAGGATGGAACAAATGTTTTGACTTCAACGCAAAATAACCCCACTGTAGCTTTTTCAACCGTGGGAAATCATTATGCAGAACTTTCAGCAAATTATGGAAGTGGATTATTATCTTCATTAAAGATAAATAATTACATACAGACTGTTCAAGCACAAACTCCCATAGTATCTTCTACTCAGCCATCTTGTAGTGTATCAACAGGAAGCATTACTGTAACTTCTCCTGCTACTGGCGTAACTTACAGCTTTGATAATGGAGTAAGTTTTCAGGCATCCAATACTTTATCAGGATTAGCTGCGGGAACTTATGTAGTAAAAGTAAAAAATCAGGCAGGTTCTATATCCGATGCAGTTAGTGTTGTAATTAATCCTGCTTTGAGTGTTCCTCAAGATCCTGTTCTGAATATAACACAACCAGCATGTGGAACAGGTACAGGGAGTATTACTGTTACTTCACCATCGACAGATGTTCAGTATAGTTTTGATGGAGGAATTACTTATCAGACTTCAAATGTAAAAGCAGGAATTGCACCTGGAACATACACAATTGTGGTAAAAAACAGTTCAGGCTGTACATCAACCGCAACAGCTACTATTGCTCAGCCGGACTGTAGAGACTGGACCAAAGCTCCGAATTCTTACATCTATACAGGAAAAGATGCAAATAATAATGAGGTGGACGGTATTTACATTCCTGTAAAAAAAGCATATGCAATGTGGAATGACCAAAACGGATTGGTAAATGATCCTTCGGCGCTTGTTGGTGCACAGACTGCAGAGGTTTATTGGGAAGATGTTGCAGGACTTATACGTTCAGCTAACTATATTTTGCCGATTGAGATTCCTACAGGAGGATCTGCACAAGATGCTAAAATAAAAGTTCAAATAGATAAAGCTAAAGGAAAAGGAAATGCTGTTGTTGCTTTAAAAGTTAATAACAAAATAATATGGAGTTGGCATGTTTGGGTAACGGACGACCCAACAGGCGGAGTGAATTATGGGCACGTTAATAATGATGGCCAGTTGGCGAGTTATGTTGAAAACGGTATTACCAAAAAATTTACTCCTAAATGGATGGACAGAAACCTTGGCGCTACAAATAAAAACTTCATTGGATATGACTGGAACAAATCTGGAGGTCTGATGTATCAATGGGGTAGAAAAGACCCTTTCCCGGCGTTTGAAAACAAGGATGGCTCTATGTATGAAGTTAGTGGGACTGCCGGTGTGAAAAAACATTTATATGATTATACAGGTGATGGAGCTGTTAACAATATTGCTAGTGTACAGAGACAATATCCTGATATTAATAGTAATATAAAATATGCAGTCAACAATCCTTTAAACTTAATTTTTATAAATACTGTTTCTGGAGACGCTTGGTTTGCACAAAATATTGGAGTAGACAATGCAACCAGAAAAAAAGCTGATCTTTGGGGGGATAATTCTGAGTTGGCATACAATACAGGTGGTGCCATCAATACCTATAAACCAAAAACGTCATATGATCCATGCCCAAACAATTGGAGAGTACCATCTTATATTAATAATGCTTTTTCTCTTTCTGTTCAGAATGCTTTTTCTCCATGGGGAAGAAATCAGGGTAATCCGAGTGGTGATAAAGCAACATACAGTAACATAAAACCAACCCAGCAAAATGATGCTTTAGTAGGAATTAAAATTTATGCTAATTTAGGAATAGACTTTACCAATACTACGATTTTAGGAGTGAGAAACCGAAATATGGGCGTATATCCGGGTAATGGTAAATATGTTGTAGGAAGTACAGGTGATTTTTACCATCAGGATCCACATGAGATTATTGTTCAGTCTGCTACAGTTGCTTCTATATCAATTAATAGTAATGGTGAGGAGGTTAATAATCCATATTCATATTATTTTAATGCATATGGAGATGCAGGACAGTTTTCTTCACAACCAGATACGGCACAATATCCTAATATGTTTGGAAAATATTATGCTTTCACTTACGAGTCAGGTGCTTTGTCAGGTGCAGCAGCATGTCGTTGTATAGAAGATAAATATACAGTTAATTATAATTTCCCGACAGAATATTTAACTTCAAATAGCATACTTAACTTTACTGATGGTATTACAGAGCCAAACAGTTATGCCGTTACAAAAGCAGCAACTGAGCAAGAAATACATATTCCTATTGCAAAAGCATTCTCTGTTTACAATCAGTATCTGTCAGATCACGGAATGCTGAACTTCAGCAATCTGAAAGTAAATGTATATTGGGCAGATAATAAATCTTTAATTTCGAATGTGAAGGTAATTAATATACCAACCAATATAAGCAACATTAAAGATGGATATATTTCGGTGAAAATTGCAGGAAATCAGATAGGAAATGCATTGATCTCGCTACATAGTGATAATATTTCAAATCCTGCTTATTGGAGTTGGCATGTTTGGGTAAATAACAGTGACATAAATGAAGTCGTTTATCAAACTGAAGATGTATTATTACCTACAACCTCAAATTATGTAAACTTTACCAATTCCGGAGCACAACCTATGAAAAGTACCTTCATGGACAGGAATCTAGGGGCTACAGATGCATTTCCGAATGTTGTAAACCCTGAAGCAGTAACAGAAGCAGAGCTTGTTATGATTAATAATTCTGCAGGAATGCAATATCAATGGGGTAGAAAAGATCCGATTCCTTCATTTATAAAAACAGGATTGAATACAGCAGGCGGACTTACAAAAACAGGAGATTATTCAATCTGGACTTCATCAGGACCTGATGCCAATGGAAATATTTATGCATCGTCATTTACTGAGCTTAACGGAAACAATTATGTAAATAACTACACGAAGCGTAGAGGTGTTGATTATGGAACTGTTGGCACATCTAAAAAAGAAAAAATTCAAAATAACCTCAAATATTCCGTTGAAAATCCTTTAGCGTTTATGATGCCTAATGAGAAGTACACAAATAAATCAAGCTTTAACGCAGCTTATGGCCAAGATTGGTTATTTTCTACACCTAACCAGATGATGGAAAGATGGGGGCACGCAACCGTTAAATCTCCTTTTGATCCATGTCCTGGAGGATGGCGAGTTCCTGATATTTCATTTACAGTACCAGATAATGAGCCAGGCGATATTAATCATACCAATGATAATAAAGGAAGCTCTCCTTGGTATAACGGGTTTTTCAAGCCTAATGCTTCTGTAGATAAATTTAAAATCCATACTTTGGGTATTGTTCAGGATGTTGGGTTTGAAATTAAAAACCCATCAGATATATACAATGGAGGGGTTTCATATTACTTAGGATCAATAGTTAAAAATTCTAATTTGGTGTATGGATATCAATTTAACGGATCTTCAAATTCAGGAAATACTAATACTCAATATAAAATTGGGAACTATCCAGCTACAGGGTTTAGAGGGTTTAGTAATGGTAATGCTCTTTCATCTTCAATGAATTTAGGTCTTTCAGGAGTCTGGACAGGTGCTTTGAAATCTGCAAATTCTTATGGAACAGCATATAATCTTGCTTTCGAGACGATCAATGCATCTTTATCTCGATTAATAGCAATGAATGAATTTTACACCAATCATCCGATGAACGCAATGAATGTAAGATGTGTGAAAGAAGAACCAAGATTTGGACAAATGTTGGGAACAGCTTCCAATATGGGAAGAATAGCTACTAATACTTCAGAGGAAAAAGATATTAGCAATAATACTTTTAATGAGCAGAAAGATGATATTGAAATTTATCCAAATCCTGTAAAAAATCTTCTTTATGTAAAATCAACCACACCAATGATGTATGAAATTTATGATACAGGAGGTAGAATGATAAGTAAAGGTCAGATTTTGAACGGCAGAATAGATTGTTCTACATTGATTAAAGGATTGTATGTTCTTAAGTTAAACGGTGCAAAAGGAACAATTACCAAAAAAATAGTAAAGGAATAA
- a CDS encoding T9SS type A sorting domain-containing protein, with translation MKRTFIYSFFWVFGLAIHINAQKAVLATGSNGTGSNGSFSYSVGQIDYYNKGNNSQIMEGVQQAYEITTLSTNETLTADKKDILLYPNPFKDFVFLDFTTNDYKNSEYQLFDSSGKLLKQEKIKESKSEFNFSELPSAMYIIRINKDGKNLKTFKIIKK, from the coding sequence ATGAAAAGAACTTTTATTTACAGCTTCTTTTGGGTCTTTGGTTTAGCAATACATATAAACGCTCAAAAAGCAGTTCTTGCCACCGGATCAAATGGCACAGGAAGCAACGGCTCTTTTTCTTACAGCGTCGGGCAAATCGATTACTACAACAAAGGAAATAACAGCCAGATTATGGAAGGTGTGCAGCAAGCGTATGAAATCACCACACTTTCGACCAACGAAACTTTAACAGCAGACAAAAAAGACATTTTATTGTATCCAAATCCATTTAAAGATTTTGTTTTTCTAGATTTTACTACAAACGACTACAAAAATTCTGAATACCAATTATTCGACTCTTCAGGAAAGCTTTTAAAACAAGAAAAAATAAAAGAATCGAAATCGGAATTTAATTTCTCTGAACTTCCATCGGCGATGTACATCATTAGAATAAATAAAGATGGAAAAAACCTAAAAACATTTAAAATCATTAAAAAATAA